The DNA window CGATGTCCAGCTGGCGGGCAGCGGCGGTCACGTTGAGCAGTTCTCCTTCTTTTTGATCGTCGGAGGGCTGGTGGCAGGGGATTTTCCAGTGGTGGCGCAGCGATTGGACTCTACTGGCGGTGTATGACATTCCGCGGGCGGTGCGGCGGCCCTGGCGGTTGAGGATGCCGGCGATGACCGCGTCGGGGTAGTGCACGGCCAGGCGGCGGATGAGGTCGATGGTGTCCTCGTCGGTGCGGATCTTGGGCTGTCGGCGGCGCAGCGGCACGGTCAGGTCGCTGATCGCGCCGCCTTTCCAGCGCAGCATCAGGGCGGCGTTCGGGTTGGGGTCGTCGCGGTGCAGCGTGATGTTGACCTCGTCGATCAGGGTGCGCAGCAGCTGCTTGCGGTCCTTGTCGGCGGTGGTGGGCGCGTCCCATACCTGGCCGAGGTCGTCGCCGAGGGCGAGGATCGCTTGTTTCTCCTGCGCGGTCAGGGCTTTCGGGCGGGCGGCCCGGCGGCGGGCCAGTTCGGCCTCGGCGTCGGCCAGTTCCCGCAGCGCGTGTTCCCATTCGCCTTCCAGGCCGCGGGCGACCAGCCGGTTGTCCGGATCGACGGCCCGGTAGCGGCGCTCGGCCCGGGTCGCCTGGTAGCGGGCCTGCTCGACCTGGCGTTCGTGCTGGGCAAGGGCGGCGTCGTGGCCGTCTTCCAGCTGGGCGGCGGCCTGCAGGCACGCCTGCAGCGCGGCCGGTGCCAGCGCGGCCAGGAACGCGGCGGTGACGGCGGCGTCGATGGCCTGCCCGCCGGTGCTCATGTGTCGCACGCCGCGCCCGTCGACCAGCTCGGCTGATCCCTGGCAGTAGTAGTTCGGCACGCACTTGGCCGGACCGGAGTAGAAGATCGCCAGTTTGCGGCCGCATGTGCCGCAGGTGGCCAGGCCCTGCAGCAGCGCGGAGCCTTCCCGGACCGCGCCGGTGCCCGGCTGGCTGGCCTGGGGGCGGATGTTGGCGCCGATGCGGGACTGGTTGGCCTGGTAGGTGTCCCAGTCGGTGAACCCGGGGTGGTGATCGGGGATGAGGACCTCCCACTGGTCGCGGGGCAGGCGGCGGCTGCGCTGGCGCAGTGCGCCGCTGCGGTCAAGGTAGCGTTCCTTGCGGGTGCGGCCGTAGACGTACGCGCCGGCGTAGGCGGGGTGGGTCAGCGTGGTGTGCACGGCGTGATAGGTCGGCTCCACCCAGGTGATCTCCGGGATTCCGTTGCCGCGCCGGGTGTAGGCGATCTTCTGCAGCGGCCAGCGCAGTCCCTGCTCGCGCAGCCACAGCCAGGTGGCGCGCGCCGACCCGCACACGGCGAACCGCTCGAAGACCGCGGCGATGACGCCGGTGACCGCCTCATCGGGGTGGAAGCGGATCTGTCCGTCGGCCTCGCCCCAGACCAGGCCGACGGGCAGGCCGCGGCGCAGCTCGCCGCGGGCGGCCTTGTTCCTGACGCCACCTTCCAGGCGGGCCCGCAGCACGTGGAGCTCAGCTTCGGACATGATGCCCTTCATGCCCAGCACCAGCCGGTCGTTGAACAGCGCCGGGTGGTAGACGCCGTCGGCGTCGGCGACGAGGGTGTCGCACACGCCGGCCAGGTCAAGCAGCCGATACCAGGCCGCGTTGTCCCGCGCCAGCCGGGAGACCTCCAGCGCCAGGATGATCCCGACCTGGCCGAGGGCGACCTCGGCGACCATGCCCTCGAACCCGTCCCGCTGCCCGGTCACCGACCCAGAGACGCCCAGGTCGCCGTCGACAACCCGGACTGCCTCCCGCGGCCAGCCCAGCTGCCGGGCGCGGGAGACCAGGTCGTACTGGCGGGCGGTCGACTCGGTGTTGCGCTCCACCTGGATCAGGGTGGACTGGCGGACATAGATCACGGCCGTCCGCGACAGATGCGAGGCGGTGATCTTCCCCGGCTCACTCATCGCCCGCCACCTGCGCCGTCACGGACGCGGCGGTCTGCGCCCGGGCGATCACGGCCGCCAGCAGCGCGACCGCCGCGGCGACGTTGTCCTCCGGAAGCTGGCCGATCAGCTCCGGCAGTGGCGCCGGAACCTGCTCTGGCAGCAGACTGAGCTGGACAGGCTGCACGATCATCCTCCCTGGCAGGCGGTTTTCGTGCAGCCTGCTCCCGTTCGTCCTGGCAACGGGCGCACAGCGCGGAAACCAGCACGGACAGACCCAGCAGGTCCGCCGCTGCGCCCAACGTCCCCGGGCCGCTGCCGCCGACCGGGGCTGCGTCGGTCCACGACGCCGGGACCAGCCGCTTGGAGCCATCCGGCAGGACCACCAGCAACTCGCGTGCCCCGTGCCGGCGCATGCTGCCCAGCACCGCCAACAGCTGGCCTTCGAAGGGATGCCGTGGCCGGATGATCCGCACCGTGTTCACCGCCGGCCCTGCCCGCCGGCCAGCCGGGCACCCAGGTCACCGCAGCCGGCCGTGTGCAACACCGCCGCGGCCGCCAGCGCGGCGTTGCCCGCGTCCAGGCCGGTCACGGCCTCCCGCAGATCCACCGGGACGCCCGCCGCCAAGCTGGCGGCGATCTGCAGCACCCGCCTCTCCCCGGCCGAGCACGGCAGCGCACCCGCCTCCAGCGCGTCGGCCGCCGCCGTAAAGTCGACCGACGCCATCACCATGCCGCCGGCATCCGCGGCAAATTCGATCGCGATTCCCGCGAAATCCTCGCGGGAAAGCCACGAACCGTTCCCGATCAGCAGCTCAACGGCCGCCTCCAGGCACAGCAGGCCCTCCGCCCACGCCCGCAGCCCGGCCGGGAGGTCATCGAAGCCCGTAGTAAGGCGGGGGTTCCTTCGACGAAATTTCGCATACGGCGTTGATGGATCGCATCCGAGGTAGGGTCCAGGACAAACGCGTCTGCGCGCTGGTGAAGGCGTTCCTGAAGTCCGGGGTGATGGACGCCACCGGGAATCGGTAAGACACACTGTCCGGAACCCCGCAGGGCGGGATTTTGTCCCCGTTATTGGCCAATGTTGCCTTGTCCGTGCTCGACGATCACTTCGACCGTCAATGGCGGCAGGAGATGGGAACGGAAGGTAAACGGGCTCGACGCAAGAAGAACGGCCTCGGAAACTGGCGGATTGTCCGCTTCGCGGACGATTTTGTCGTGATGGTGTCCGGAGAACGGCGCCATGCCGAGGCACTGCGTGAGCAGGTGGCGGCCGTGCTCGCACCACTAGGATTGCGGCTGGCCCCGGACAAAACCCGCGTGGTCCACATCGACGAGGGCTTCGATTTCCTCAGCATCCGCATTCGGCGGTTGCGGAAACGGGGCACAGCGAAATACTACGTCTACACCACCCCGTCCAAGAAGGCCGTGCAGGCCGTCAAGGGCAAGGTGAAGGCGAAAACGCACAGGTCAACCCGCCACATCGACCCGGACGAGATGCTCACCGGTCTCAACCGACTGCTGGCGGGCTGGGCCCGCTACCACCGATACGGAGTGTCCAAAGCGACGTTCAACGCCATCGACTCCTACACCTGGAGCCGACTGATGCGCTGGCTTCGCAACAAGTACGCGGGCAAGAACCGTCTCGGCATGAAAGAACTCCGCCGCCGCTTCTGCGACAAAGGATGGAGATTCGCCTACAACGGGGTCATCTTCACCGGCGCCTCCAGCGTCAGCGTGACACGCTACCGCTACCGCGGCAGCAACATCCCCACCCCGTGGACCCCCAAACCGGCAACAACAACAACCAGCAGTTGACCAACGGCCAAGACACGTGGAGCGCCCGGTGCGGTGAGAGTCGCACGCCGGGTGCGGGAGGGGACCTGCGGGAGACGACCGGCGGCAACACCGGCACCGCGCTCGCAGGTCTACCTCACACACGACGACATCAAGCGCCGGGGCATCCAGCGCGGGTCCGAGCTATTCGGAATCGCCACTCGCGCGTTGGAACGCCTCCAACGACTCCCGGAGACCATCCGGGGATTCTTCCGGGATCCCGCTCTGGTCTATATCGGA is part of the Candidatus Methylomirabilota bacterium genome and encodes:
- a CDS encoding recombinase family protein, whose translation is MSEPGKITASHLSRTAVIYVRQSTLIQVERNTESTARQYDLVSRARQLGWPREAVRVVDGDLGVSGSVTGQRDGFEGMVAEVALGQVGIILALEVSRLARDNAAWYRLLDLAGVCDTLVADADGVYHPALFNDRLVLGMKGIMSEAELHVLRARLEGGVRNKAARGELRRGLPVGLVWGEADGQIRFHPDEAVTGVIAAVFERFAVCGSARATWLWLREQGLRWPLQKIAYTRRGNGIPEITWVEPTYHAVHTTLTHPAYAGAYVYGRTRKERYLDRSGALRQRSRRLPRDQWEVLIPDHHPGFTDWDTYQANQSRIGANIRPQASQPGTGAVREGSALLQGLATCGTCGRKLAIFYSGPAKCVPNYYCQGSAELVDGRGVRHMSTGGQAIDAAVTAAFLAALAPAALQACLQAAAQLEDGHDAALAQHERQVEQARYQATRAERRYRAVDPDNRLVARGLEGEWEHALRELADAEAELARRRAARPKALTAQEKQAILALGDDLGQVWDAPTTADKDRKQLLRTLIDEVNITLHRDDPNPNAALMLRWKGGAISDLTVPLRRRQPKIRTDEDTIDLIRRLAVHYPDAVIAGILNRQGRRTARGMSYTASRVQSLRHHWKIPCHQPSDDQKEGELLNVTAAARQLDIAPSTLLRWLNDGFVAGEQITPGAPWRIRLTDQLRGMLTNTTPDGWVPLGYASQALGVSRQTVLQKVKRRELNAVLTRTGRRKGLRIELPTPQNALFKTPTISEGAV
- a CDS encoding group II intron maturase-specific domain-containing protein, yielding MLDDHFDRQWRQEMGTEGKRARRKKNGLGNWRIVRFADDFVVMVSGERRHAEALREQVAAVLAPLGLRLAPDKTRVVHIDEGFDFLSIRIRRLRKRGTAKYYVYTTPSKKAVQAVKGKVKAKTHRSTRHIDPDEMLTGLNRLLAGWARYHRYGVSKATFNAIDSYTWSRLMRWLRNKYAGKNRLGMKELRRRFCDKGWRFAYNGVIFTGASSVSVTRYRYRGSNIPTPWTPKPATTTTSS